In Osmerus mordax isolate fOsmMor3 chromosome 27, fOsmMor3.pri, whole genome shotgun sequence, the sequence AGAGGCTCTCAAACTCTCCTGAGAAACCAGGAGGAATAACCAGCTagccctggtctggtctggttctaGCCCTGGTTTGGTACAGGtcctaggtctggtctggtactGGTCCTAGCCCTGGTCTGGTACTGGTCCTATGTCTGGTCTGATACTGGTCCTAGCCCTGGTCTGGTACTGGTCCGGTTTGGTACTGGTCCTACACCTGGTCTGGTATTTGTTCTAGGTCTGGTTTGATACTGGTCCTAcacctggtctgggtctggtctggtcctaggtctggtctggtctggttttGGTCCTAGGTCTAGTTTGGTACTGGtcctaggtctggtctggttctgGTCTTAATCGGGTACTAGTCCAGATTCTAGAAGGCTGTGGTTTTGCTGGCTGGTATTCAAGATCTCTCTCAGAGCTCTGTGCAGACAGTGAGGTTATCTCACATTTGTCAGCAGGCTTCTTAAAGTGAGGTACGAAGAATGTTCTGGAGGAAATCAGCGTTCTCTAGTTTGTTGGCAGTAGAGTCCTGTAGCTAGTCTGGATCCTCTGCAGGATATGGAAGCTATCCATGGGTTTCAGTCACGtgactttttgttgttgttgcagcccCCATCTTTATGACCGATTCGCAGCCTCTCCTCGGGTCTCCTCAGTGAGCATAAATGATGTTACACAAAGTAGAACACCTTACCACCGACGAAAAGTAACGgtatttaaagaaaataaatactttAGGTTTCGATCCTTATTAACTGTCAAGTGAACTGCTTACTCCACTAAAGTTGAGTAAAAACCTGCCAAATTTGACATTTGCTGACATCTACGTTTACCTCGTCCACAATCCCTCTCCATACACCGGGGAAGCTCTTAAGGCATTTAAAAGCACTGAAGACTACCGCTACTTCACCTCAGGATGGGTTAATGATCCCAAAATGTATCATCTGGATATGAAGAAAATGTTCTTGATCACAAGAAGGGTAACTGGCAGTCTGTTAATCAAGCGATATTAGCATTACACGAATAGCGTTTATCACTGAACTGAATTGCCATCAGATTCTGTTGTAATATCACATCGGGACAACAAATGAAAAGTAGTTTAGCATACTAACGCCACTACAACAAGTAGCAACATAACGTATTTCAACCATATAACgctaacagggagtcaggtggctgagcggttagggaatcgggctagtaatccaaaggttgcggttcgattcctggctgtgcaaaatgacttttgtccttgggcaaggcacttgaccctacttgccttgggcagaatgtccctgtacttactgtaagtcgctctggataagagagtcggctaaatgactaaatgtaaatgtaacgttACTAATGTAGCCTAAATATAGATAGTGctagtctcccggtcctgtcctacatctataaagttgaacaatggattttggtgttttaaaaactcaccgacactgtatgactatgtttagcctgtgttctgctcctctctctcaccaaccgtctctggaggaggggatccctctctgaattgctcctcccaaggtttcttaaatttttttctcctgttgagttttttgggagtttttccttgtattccttgagggtttaggttggttgaggggcagttctatgggcatatgtgaagccctctgtgacatgcttgcgtgtaaaaagggctatacaaataaatttgatttgatttgctaGCTGTCCATAATAACATTATACATGCTCAAAttataaattacattttgtaaTCAATTTCTTACGATGTTCAAGGTTTTTTGTGACATTGTAAAAGGTTAATCCATTTATTTGAGATTTGCTGTTATCACATCCCACAGCACAGCAGATAGACGGCATCTTGCAATTCAGTCCTAAAGATGGTGCCGCGACCACTGTGTGACGTCAAATTAAATCTATGAATATACTGTAGCTAGTCTGGATGCTCTGTGGGAGATAGAAGCTATATTGTAGATGGTCTGGATGCTCTGTAGGAGATGGAAGCTATACTGTAGCTAGTCTGGATGCTTTGCAGTAGATGGAAGCTATACTGTAGCTAGTCTGGATGCTCAGTAGGAGATGGAAGCTATACTGTAGCTAGTCTGGATGCTCTGCAGTAGATGGAAGCTATACTGTAGCTAGTCTGGATGCTCTGTGGGAGATAAGCTTGGATGTGTGCTGATGTGAGATGGTTATGTCAACATCAGTTAAACCAAGTATGGTCTCTTTATATACAGTTTGTTAGTTGTCTTATCACAGTAAGAGAGTCATTAGTCATGCTCTGTTTAACCACCCAAGCTGCAGAAAGACCTCAGTGTTGGAAGTGTGATGCTGGGGTGACACCCTGTGGTGGTTTTGGGCATTacattctttctctcctcatgaTTCATCCTGtggtctcccctccctcccctccctcctcagataACGGTGATCTTCAAGTCATTCCAGGGCTGCACGGATCAGAAGGTGTACCAGGCCACAACCGAGGACTTGCCCTCGGCCTTCCAGgacggcagcagcagcagcggggggggcagtggggggggcGAGGCGTCCAGCCTGCTGATCCTGGACCGGCCCGGCCCGGCTGGGCGCCATGTCCACATCCAGGCACGCTACCTGGGCGCCTCCATCATCGTGCGCCGTGTGGGGCTCTACCTGACTTTCGCCATCCGGGTCCCCGAGGACATGCTGGGGCCGGAGGAGGTGGGCCTGCAGCTCTGCCTCCATGGCTGTCCTCGCAGCCAGCTGATCACACAGCACACGCTGGGgcctgccccgccccccagggccccgccccccagggccccgcccccccaggtcTACTCGGTGGAGCAGGCCACGGCTCGTTGCCGGGAGACACTGCAGGTGGAGGATGTGTATTTCCAgtcgtgtgtgtttgacctgCTGACCACCGGGGACCCGGCCTTCTGTCTGGCCGCGTTCGGGGCGCTGCAGGATCTGAAGGCCTTGCCCCCTTCCAGACTCAGGCAGAGCTCTGCCCCTAGTCCCCCCAGGACTCCTCGCCTGCACAGCAGGGGGGcatccctccccaccacacacactctgctgctgctgctgggcctgctgctggtgtgaggaggaggagagactccTGTCTTTCACTCCCTAAACAATCTGAAGGACccagcgtacacacacacacactcgtctaCACACCTGTACATTGGATCAGCACTAACACAGACTCTGAAATGTGAAAATCCCCAAATGACTGTTTAACTCTGCTCTGATTGAAGGCGGGTTCATCAAAATTGATTTTTGTAAATAACAAGTCCTGGTGCCTGATTATTATGGTCTGCACTGGCACAGACACCCAGGTGGCTCATGGTTTTGGAACAGATTTGTGGTCCACTCCATTGTTATCTCATCATATTTACAGAAAACTGTGTTTCTTATTCACAGTATTCAATAACTGAATGTAAAGACAAGGTACAGGACATGGTACCCCTGTCCATAAAATCTGAGGTACAGGACATGCTACTCAGGACCACTCTGAGTAACAGTCCTTGGAAGTACTGTGTCATATACCTTCATATCTGTCAAACCTtgctcctgtagggttacactccaaacctgctcctggagagataccctcctgtagggttacactccaaacctgctcctggagagataccctcctgtagggttacactccaaacctgctcctggagagatacctttCTGATGCAGGTTTAGAGGCCTGATAAAAGGTATATACTACAGTATACCTCACCATGTCAGGTACATGCCTCCCCTTTGTgccagggtgtctgtgtgtgtgtggagtcagtACTTACCTGGTCAGtacttacctgtgtgtgtgtgtgtgtgtgtgtgtgtgtggagggtcagtactcaccagggtgtgtgtgtggagggtcaggactcaccaggatgtgtgtgtggagggtcagtactcaccagggtgtgtgtgtggagggtcagtactcaccaggatgtgtgtgtggagggtcagtactcaccagggtgtgtgtgtggagggtcagtactcaccaggatgtgtgtgtggagggtcagtactcaccagggtgtgtgtgtgtgtgtgtggagggtcagtactcaccagggtgtgtgtgtggagggtgattGTCAGTCATTCCCAGATTAAGATCAAAATCCTCCCAAAGACAAAACTCCCTTATCAAGCTGCTTGCCTTCCTATCTTTCAAGGTAAAGAAACAAAATCtctatattataatatattgaAAGATTGTATATAAGTGTTTTATATGGTGTACATGTTTTAACTGTAATGTTTTACACATTTGTTGTGATTTAGTTAGATATTGTTGAATACTTTTATTGAAAGTGAACTAATAtgtgttttacattttattataaTCATTCATTTTACATAATAAAAAAAGTGTTGGGTTGATGTTAggtgttttgtgttttcttaGTTTTACTGCTaaactcttctctcttctcatcctcatctcgtccctccatccctgataAACTAACCATAACCTAAGCCTGTCCTAATGACAGGATGAATCTCCAGCAGTGATGGGAATTAATTGCATAAAAATCCAGCTCTTGGTAAGATAGAGAAGGGATGGATGCAGGTACAGAGCACCTCATACAGACCGGAGTGTAAAGTCGAGACAATCTCCCCTAAACTTTTACTGAAGGGTGCCCTCTTCTGCGGAGCAGACCCAGCCTGGAGGTCAGCAAGCTGTACCCTCCCATCACCCAGCCTGGAGGTCAGCAAGCTGAACCCCCCATCACCCAGCCTGGAGGTCAGCAAGCTGAACCCCCCATCACCCAGCCTGGAGGTCAGCAAGCTGTACCCTCCCATCACCCAGCCTGGAGGTCAGCAAGCTGTACCCTCCCATCACCCAGCCTGGAGGTCAGCAAGCTGTACCCCCCATCACCCAGCCTGGAGGTCAGCAAGCTGTACCCCCCATCACCCAGCCTGGAGGTCAGCAAGCTGTACCCCCCATCACCCAGCCTGGAGGTCAGCAAGCTGTACCCCCCATCACCCAGCCTGGAGGTCAGCAAGCTGTACCCTCCCATCACCCAGCCTGGAGGTCAGCAAGCTGTACCCTCCCATCACCCAGCCTGGAGGTCAGCaagctgtacccccccccccccccccatcagacAAGATAAGGTTCATGTTTTATCTCTGAGCAGGGTATGAGGTTCATGTGTTATCTCTCAGAGCAGGGTATGAGGTTCATGTGTTATCTCTCAGAGCAGGGTATGAGGTTCATGTGTTGTATCTCAGAGCAGGGTATGAGGTTCATGTGTTATCTCTCAGAGCAGGGTATGAGGTTCATGTGTTGTATCTCAGAGCAGGGTATGAGGTTCATGTGTTGTATCTCAGAGCAGGGTATGAGGTTCATGTGTTATCTCTCAGAGCAGGGTATGAGGTTCATGTGTTGTATCTCAGAGCAGGGTATGAGGTTCATGTGTTGTATCTCAGAGCAGGGTATGAGGTTCATGTGTTATCTCTCAGAGCAGGGTATGAGGTTCATGTGTTGTATCTCAGAGCAGGGTATGAGGTTCATGTGTTGTATCTCAGAGCAGGGTATGAGGTTCATGTGTTATCTCTCAGAGCAGGGTATGAGGTTCATGTGTTATCTCTCAGAGCAGGGTATGAGGTTCATGTGTTATCTCTCAGAGCAGGGTATGAGGTTCATGTGTTATCTCTCAGAGCAGGGTATGAGGTTCATGTGTTATCTCTCAGAGCAGGGTATGAGGTTCATGTGTTGTATCTCAGAGCAGGGTATGAGGTTCATGTGTTGTATCTCAGAGCAGGGTATGAGGTTCATGTGTTGTATCTCAGAGCAGGGTATGCGTGAGGGCATCATAAACAGATGGTAATAAAGATGAACTGCCTTGCTGTACTCTGACCTCACATCACCGTCTTCATCTCActttctgttttctctcctctctccagactaTCCAGTCATTCAGTCTGATAAGGACCAGTCAaccagtttgtatttttattgtaaaattgaaaaaaaggagataaagagaaaagCCCCAACAAGCATTTCTGTTTGATAAATACCTTAACATAACTATGAAATAAAATAACTGATTAAATTATATAAATAATTGGCTTAATACGCAAATAAATTATTACataaatatacagttaggtccataagtatttggacattgacacaattttcatcattttggctctgtataccaccacaatggatttgaaatgaaacaatcaagatgtgctttaagtgcagactttcagatttaatttcagggtatttacatccaaatcaggtgaacggtgtaggaattacaacacattttatatgtgccccccccccctttttaagggaccaaatataattggacaaactaacaatcataaatctaattgtcacttttaatacttggttgcaaatcctttgcagtcaatgacagcctgaagtctggaacccatagacatcaccagacgctgggtttcgtccctggtgatgctctgccaggcctctactgcaactgtcttcagttcctgtttgttcttggggcattttcccttcagttttgtctttagcaagtgaaatgcatgctcaattggatttaggtcaggtgattgacttggccattgcagaacattccacttctttgccttaaaaaactctttggttgcttttgcagtatgcttcgggtcattgtccatctgcactgtgaagcgccgtcctatgagttctgaagcatttggctgaatctgagcagataatattgcccgaaacacttcagaattcatcctactgcttttgtcagcagtcacatcatcgataaatacaagggaaccagttccattggcagccatacatgcccacgccataacactacctccaccatgcttcactgatgaggtggtatgctttggatcatgagcagttccttcccttctccatactcttctcatcattctggtacaagttgatcttggtctcatctgtccataggatgttgttccagaactgtacaggctcttttagatgttttttggcaaactctaatctggtcttcctgtttttgagactcaccaatagtttacatcttgtggtgaaccctctgtatttactctggtgaagtcttctcttaattgttgactttgacacagatacgcctacttcctggagagtgttcttgatctggccaactgttgtgaaggggcttttcttcaccagggaaagaattcttctgtcatccaccacagttgttttccgtggtcttccgggtcttttggtgttgctgagctcaccagtgcattctttctttttaagaatgtaccaaacagttgatttggccacacctaatgtttttgctatctctctgataggtttgttttgatttttcagcctaacgatggcttgcttcactgatggtgacagctctttggacttcatattgagagttgacagcaacagattccaaacgcaaataccatacttgaaatgaactctagaccttttatctgctccttgtcaatgaaataacgaactccctttatgagggaataacatacacctggccatggaacagctgagcagccaattgtccaattacttttggtcccttaaaaagggggggccacatataaaatgtattgtaattcctacaccgttcacctgatttggatgtaaataccctgaaattaaagctgaaagtctgcacttaaagcacatcttgattgtttcatttcaaatccattgtggtggtatacagagccaaaatgatcaatttccaaatacttatggacctaactgtataccaTTGACATCAAGTAATTACTTgatcaaataaataattataaaacAATCCTTTTAATAATGAGTATGAAATGATCTAAGCAGCAAGTTTTCAAGAAACGTCAACAGGAATCAATGTTTGGTTTCTCAGACTATGacagaacttttttttttttttataaaaaaggtTCTGTTCGCTATTCAGTGTACCATGCTTTTATGACACTGCCACACAGGCAGAGGGCGCACTCCCCTTTCAGAAGGAACTGTAAACAGCGTTTATCCTCCAGTTTTTGAAGACAGCTTTGCCTCAGTGCAAGTCAAGTCAACATAACAGATTCAGTATCTTTTCTCATATATTTATGTTGCATTGTGCTGAGAAACCAGAAGTTTAACATCTTTAAAATGCAAACCCCCTCCCTAGTAACCCCCTAGAAAGTTTATTCTACATACATACTTCAAATTTATAATAAGATACTATCCTCAGCATTCAAACCATAGTTAAAGAATCATTAATACGAGTATTACCATTACCAACCTTTAACCGCGGGCTCTCTATTGGGCATGCTCAGAAAAGTATGATTGCGGCCATGGCTGAATAATGATGACAAACGGGAAGTTGGTTAAATAATGGCAGTGTGATAACATCATTGGGAGTGGTAAGGGTTAGGGACTCaaaccctcctcacccccaccccctcctcaccagccTACTGTGGCCCGGGTTCTACCGTGGGCCTGGTTTTACCGTGGCCCTGGTTCTATCGTGGGCCTGGTTCTACCGTGGCCCTGGTTCTACTGTGGGGCTGGTTCTGCTGGTTCTACCGTGGCCCTGGTTCTACTGTGGGGCTGGTTCTGTTGTGgagctggttctggttctggttctgctcTCGTCACAACACCTCATCTCTGGCTCATTTTATTCCTGACACGTCTGCATAAACACAAAGTT encodes:
- the rgmd gene encoding RGM domain family, member D isoform X2, which gives rise to MHPDYCISLRAYALCTRRTARSCRGDLVYHSAVFRIKELFSQHNCSSDGPTSPARAPGTPRPPLPRLCDYESRALAAGHLGRYAHCSLFGDPHLRTFREEFQTCKVEGAWPLIDNRYLSVQVTNVPVVQGSSATATSKITVIFKSFQGCTDQKVYQATTEDLPSAFQDGSSSSGGGSGGGEASSLLILDRPGPAGRHVHIQARYLGASIIVRRVGLYLTFAIRVPEDMLGPEEVGLQLCLHGCPRSQLITQHTLGPAPPPRAPPPRAPPPQVYSVEQATARCRETLQVEDVYFQSCVFDLLTTGDPAFCLAAFGALQDLKALPPSRLRQSSAPSPPRTPRLHSRGASLPTTHTLLLLLGLLLV